Part of the Nitrospiria bacterium genome, TGACCCCGTATAAAATAATGACGAATACGCAGAGGGAAAGGCCGATGAAGGCCAGGTTCCGAACCCACCGCGCGGTCTCTTTCTTTAGCGGGGTTTCCTCCGTTTCAACGTTCTCCAAGGCCTTGCCGATTTTTCCGATTTCGCTCCGCGCGCCGGTCGCGCGGACCCGCGCGACTCCCTGGCCCTGGACCAGCAGCGTGCCGGAGTACACGAACGGCAGGTCGTCTCCGCCGGGACGGGGCATCTCCATGACGCCGTCCCAGGCGGTCTTGCGGACCGGGACCGATTCGCCCGTCAGCAACGATTCGTCCGCCCGAAGGTCGTGGGCCGACAGAAGCACGGCGTCGGCCGGGACACGGTCCCCTTCGGACAGCACCAGCAGATCGCCGCGCACCACTTCCCGGCCGGCGATGCGCCGCCGCGAACCGTCCCGGACGACCAGCGCCCGGGGGCTCGACAGATCACGCAGCGCCTCCAGCGCCCGCTCCGTCTTGCGCTCCTGATAGAGGGTGATGCCGATGACGACCCCGACGAACGCGAGCAGCATCAGCGCCTCGCCGCGATCGCCCAGGAGCAGGTAGATCAAGCCGGCGGCCGCCAGCAGAATAAAAATCGGCTGCCGCACGATCTCGAACGCGATCACCGCAACGCCGCGACGCTTCGTCGAGGGAAGTTCGTTGTAGCCTTCCTCCCTCAAGCGGTCGGCGGCCTCCTTGTCGGAAAGCCCGCGAAGCGCTTTGATGTCAAGCGGATCCTCTTGAATGACGGTCACCTCCCGCCCGGTTCGTGCCTATAATACACGAACGGACTCTTGCACATCCATACTCGAACCGGGTATGCTGTAGATCCGATGGCCCGCGTTGCGGAGGACCCGATTTTGAACCCGTCTTCCTATCATGAAACCCTTCCCGGCAACGTCCAGGTTCTGCGCTGGCCCCATGCCCGGCCGCTCCCGGAAGAGGAAATCCGGCGCTTCTTCGACGCCCGGAATCGGCCGCACAGCCGGTGGTCCAACGGACCGGGCGATCGATACGAGGCGCATGTTCATCCCTATCGCAAGACCCTTTTCTGCGTGGAAGGAAGCATCGTCTTTTCGCTTCCGGATACCGGACGGGACGTGGAGCTTCATCCCGGCGACCGGCTGATCCTCCCGGCCGGCACGCGACACGCCGCGACCGTCGGCCCCCGGGGCGTTACCTGCATCGAGGCCGCGGAACATTAACACAAACCTATTATTCGAGATACAGCCGGCGTGTGGCCGAAGGCGGAGCGGCATGTCACAGTCGCCGGTTGGGACTAGGCCCTTCGGCTCCAACGGCTTTCGTTTGACCCGGCTAAGGCTCGGCCGCTCAATTTTCCGAAAGGGCTCTGCGGAAAATTGTCCCTGACGGGCCGCGCCCTTCGCCAAGCCGCGTGCCCAAACGCAAGCCGAGTCGCCTCTCGGGCCCAGCCCCAACCGGCCGGCGTGATAAGTCGAATGTCGTTTGTACTCGCATAACGAATACGGAGTCCCGCAGATGCGCGAGCGGCGATGGGAATCAAGAGCGGGTTTTCAGTTTAGCGACGTGACGGCGCTCGGCGGGCGACTGGCCCGTCTCGGGCTGAGGCCGGCGACGCCGGAAAAAGAGATCATCGTCTACGTCGAGGAATGGACGGTGCCGGCCCCCGGAGAAATCAACCGGCTTTCGGCCTGGTCGAAGGAGGACGTCACGCTGGTCCACGTCCGCGAGGGCTGGCGGGGGGATTTTTTCCTTCTGGCCGGCGGGTACCACACCCTCTTTCAACGCCACGCGGAATCGGGAACGTACTGCTCCGTCAGCCATCCCTGGCAAATGCAGGGGCGCTGGCTCGTCCATCACCCGCGCGGAATGTTCTGGGTCGGGTTCCGCGACCGGCATGCCTTCATCCGCGTGCGTCTTCATACCACGGAGGTGATCACGCCGGACGAGACGCGCGAGGACGACCGGCGCGACCTTTGGACGTCCGAGCGCCGACTCGCTTTTCAATCAGCCATCGCGCTCCTGGACCTGCCGATCGAAACCGACCTGAAAAACGGGAAGGTCCTCTTGCAGGCGACCGAGCCGACCGCGGCGCTGCTCTGTTCCTGGCCCGACGCGTTCGGACCCTGCCAATTCGAATACAACGGACCCGACACGTTCGAGTTTCTCGTGCCGGCCGGACGCCTGGCCGCCACCTGCGGCGGGGAAGCGGTCACGGTCCGCGCCTACCTGACGGGATTTTCCGAGCCGGCGCTCAAAGACTTTGAAACGACCGGGCCGGGGGCGCGATACGCGTACCGGTGTTCCGTCCACGCTCAACTGCAGGACCTGCCGGAACTCCTCTCGGTGATCCGGCCGGACGGACGGCTCTACACGACGCTCTGCGAGTTTCAGACCCGCGAGCTTTATCCATCCATGGAAAGCGCGTGGGTCATTATCGGCGCGGTGGGGACGGACGACGGCTATGCGATCGAGGCCCGGCTGAACCGCGCGCCGCTCCCGGAGAACGAAATGGACGGCTGGCTTGAAACGCTTTTGGGTTTTCCGATGACCTACGCCCCGCTTCCGCCTTTCGCGTGACGGGACCGATCCCGTTTAATCGGAGCCGAAATCGAACTCGGCCGGCGTAATGTTGTACCGCAGTTCCAGATCGTGCGTCTCGATCAAGGTGTTCGCGGCCTCCTGCCCCATCTCGGACTTCACCTGATCCAGAATCCGCTCGATCACCGAAACCGCGGCGGGACCGTAGGCTTTCGAGGCCGACTCGATCTGCGCCCCGGCTTCATCCAGCGTCATGCATCCGCTCCGCGTGATCGATCGTTGAGGTAAATATCAAAAAAGGCCTCGACGCTGTGCTGCAATTTGTCCCGGATCTCCCGCTTCGTCCCGCTGATGGTGTGAAGCGCCATCTCCCCCGTCGTGCCGTCCGGAAGCTTCACCGGGACATGCGGATGCCCCCCTTCCGGTCCGATCCCCCGGTCGATTCTCATCCCGTAGCAAAGCGTGTACTGGGGTGAGACCAGTTTCAGATGGGAATCCTGCTTGCTCTTGCGTTTTTTCTTCGGCATCTTAGGCCCGCCGGGTTCCTCCCTGTTTAAGGCGATGGGGAGGGGCGGTTTCTTCATTGTACTAAGAATGGACGGCGAGAACAAGCCGGGGGTGATTTGGATCTTGCGCCGCGATGGATCAACCCGGTATGCTTGAAGCCATGACACGGAGCCGAAAATGACCGATTCGATCTTGCGCCCGCTGGGCCGGACGGGGCTCTTCGCCTATCCGCTCGGCTTCGGATGCTATCGCATCGCCGAAGGCCAGCCCGTTCACGAGGCCGCGTTGCGGGCCTATCTGGACCGCGGCGGGAATTTGATCGACACGAGCGCCAATTACACCGACGGCCAGTCCGAACGGCTCGTCGGCCGCGTGATCAAGGATTACGCGCGGGATCGTCCGATCGTCGTGACGAAGGGCGGCTACATCCAAGGCGAAAACATGGCGCTGGCGAAGTCGCGTTCCTTCCCCGAAGTGGTGGCCTACGCCGACGGCCTCTGGCATTGCATCCATCCCGAATTTTTGGAGACCCAGATCCGTCTTTCATGCGAGCGGCTCCAGGTTGATACGATCGACGTCTACCTCCTGCACAATCCGGAATATTATTTGTCGCGGATCGCCCGCCACGGCACGATCACCCCGGCCGATCACGACGAGTTCTATCGCCGCATCCGGGAAGCATTCCGTTTTCTGGAAGAAAAAGTCCGTTCGGGAAAAATCCGCTGGTACGGGATCAGCTCGAACAACTACGGCCTGCCCCCGTCGGACCCGACGATGACCAGCGTCTCGCGCTGTCTTGCGGCCGCGCGGGAAATCGCCGGGGATCATCATTTCGGCATTGTCCAGCTTCCGATGAATCTCTTCGAGTCGGGCGGCGCGCTGGAGAAAAATAACGACGGTCAAAGCGTCCTGGAATTCTGTCGAGCCAACGGCATCGGGGTGCTCGTGAACCGCCCGCTCAACGCTTTCTCAAGAAGCCAGATGATCCGGCTGGCCGACTTTGCGCCGCCCGGCTCTTCGCCGGCGGGGCCGGAGCGGATCCCGACGATGCTGGAGCCGCTTCGCCGTCACGAGCGCAAATTCTCCGAACGGTTCACCGGCTCGAAAGATCCGGAAGTCGGAGCGGCCGAGATGCTCGAGGAGATCATCCCCAGGCTTAAGTCTCCGGCGCATCTGGAGCAGGCGGTCGGTCCTTACATCATCGAGCCGATCAAGAACTGGCTGGGGCCGGCCCAGCGGGAGTTCGGCTCCCGGCCGGACTGGAACGAATGGCAGAAGGAGTTCGTGGAGTTGGTCAACGGACTGTTCGAGGAGATCGGCCGGTATATCGCCTCGCAGCAGCAGGGAACGTCCGACGCCGTGCGGCGACGGCTGGTCGAGGCCGGCTATCCGAACGGCGCCTCCCCCGAAACGCTCAGCCGGATGGCCGTCCGGGTCCTGCTCTCGCTGCCCGGACTGTCCTGCGCCTTGGTCGGAATGCGCCGTCCCGAATACGTTCAGGACCTGATGGATGCGCCGTCCCGGCCTCCGGCGCCGGGCCGGGAAATTTTAGGCCGGTTTCAATCGTAGGGCGCGCCGACGCCCCGCGCGTCGCGCTTTATTTCACTTCGTTCAACACCCCATGAATATCCGAGGGCACCAGGACGATCTCGATCCGCCGGTTCTCGGCCCGGCCCTCGGGCGTGTCGTTGCCGGCGATCGGCCGGAACTCGCCGTATCCCGCGGCGACGAGCTTCGCGCCGTCCACCCCTCCTTCATCCTGCAGAAACCGGAGGACGTTCGTGGCCCGCTGCGTCGAGAGCTCCCAGTTCGTGGGGAATTTCTGTCGGAGCGACCCCCCGATCGGGACGTTGTCCGTGAACCCTTCGATCCGGATG contains:
- a CDS encoding cupin domain-containing protein, producing the protein MARVAEDPILNPSSYHETLPGNVQVLRWPHARPLPEEEIRRFFDARNRPHSRWSNGPGDRYEAHVHPYRKTLFCVEGSIVFSLPDTGRDVELHPGDRLILPAGTRHAATVGPRGVTCIEAAEH
- a CDS encoding aldo/keto reductase, with amino-acid sequence MTDSILRPLGRTGLFAYPLGFGCYRIAEGQPVHEAALRAYLDRGGNLIDTSANYTDGQSERLVGRVIKDYARDRPIVVTKGGYIQGENMALAKSRSFPEVVAYADGLWHCIHPEFLETQIRLSCERLQVDTIDVYLLHNPEYYLSRIARHGTITPADHDEFYRRIREAFRFLEEKVRSGKIRWYGISSNNYGLPPSDPTMTSVSRCLAAAREIAGDHHFGIVQLPMNLFESGGALEKNNDGQSVLEFCRANGIGVLVNRPLNAFSRSQMIRLADFAPPGSSPAGPERIPTMLEPLRRHERKFSERFTGSKDPEVGAAEMLEEIIPRLKSPAHLEQAVGPYIIEPIKNWLGPAQREFGSRPDWNEWQKEFVELVNGLFEEIGRYIASQQQGTSDAVRRRLVEAGYPNGASPETLSRMAVRVLLSLPGLSCALVGMRRPEYVQDLMDAPSRPPAPGREILGRFQS